Below is a window of Thermodesulfobacteriota bacterium DNA.
CGTCATCGACAGCTCGGTATACGAAATAGACCAGGCCACCAACCCCATCTCCGGCTGGGAGGTAAAGTCCATGAGCACCGATACGATATGCATCGCAAGGGCCACAGGCGGCATCGCGCCCGGCGATACCGACGTCTTCACGCTCATCCTTACCGGCCCCTCGGGCGGCATCATAGGCTCGGACGTTCAGGACATGACCGACGAAATACTATCGGTCCAGGCCAAGGACGCGGACACGTGCGGGGACGAGTTCACGCTTACGAACTCCCTTCCATCATGGGACAGGCGCTCGCTGGCCATTGACCTCTTCGCCACGCCCGCTACCGTGGGAATAGGCGACACCATTACGCTAACCATGCAGGTCTCGAACCGCTCGATCGCCACCCAGTCGCTCATAACCGCCGTTACGGACCCGCCGGTGGCCTACCTCTACGGCCTGACCTCGCTCGCGGGGCTGCACCTCTCGGGGGTGGGCACGTTTAACGTCGATTCCACGGCCTCTTTCCCCGGGAGCGGGACCGTCCGGCTGGACGCAGACGAGCCGGATTATACGGCAATCGATGCCATCTCTTTCACACTTGACCCCGGCACCCCCACATCTTCCTTTCACGCGGACGGCACCACGATCTATAATAGGAACTCCACCGCCGCAGTCTCGAACTCGACCGGGCCCACCTATGAAATAAGCCCCTTTACGCTCGACCCCAACACGTCGGCGGTCATAACCTGGACATATACGGCCGACTCCTCGGCCACGCTCTACTTCAGCTCGGCCGCCGAGGACTCGACCGGGGATGCGACCTCAAAGATGGGAAACTCCAACCCGGTCATCATAGGGGATTTTACCGCCATAGTCGAGGTCTCTCCTCTGGCGGTGGTGGACGGCCAGACGGTCACAGTTACAATGACCGTCGCCAACAACGGGAACTCCGCGCTGGGCAACATACAACCGACCCTCACCACGGGCGGCACGGCCACGGCCACCCTCGTCTCCGGCCCGACACCGGCGAAGATATTTATCCTCACATCCGGGGGGAGCGGCACCTTCACATGGACCTACACAATAAACGGCGGCGCCGGAGACACCTACTTCTTCGAGGGCTACGCCGAGGCGGCGGCACCGGTAACCACCAACACGAGCACGTCGGAGGCCGGAAGGATCACGCTCTACGCTGTGGTGGTCGACCCGGACGTGGTCGCCACCGGCACCACGAACCTCCAGGTGGAGTGGACGCTCCATAACAGGGGAGGGGAGACGGTAAAGGAGGTCTACATACCGCTGCCCGCGGGCTGGACCTACTCCTCGTCCAGCTCCCCGGGCTGGAACGCGAGCTACGACGGCACGAACGTCACCTTCACGAGCCCGTCTGGCCCGGACAACATCCCGGTGGGCGGGTCGAGGACCTTCTACATAACCTTTTCGAGCATACCGCCCGTGGTGTCCGACACACCCTACACCTTCCCGCTGGTGATAACCGACAAGAAGAACAACAACGCCTCGGTGGACTCAACGGTGGTCATATCGTCCTTCGTGATGGTCCTTACCTACTCTCCGGCCGCCCCCATAGACGCCGACGCCGCGAGCCAGTACACGCTCACGGCCACGCTCACGCGTAACGGGACTCCGGTAACGGACGTGATCATAACATTCACCACCACCGCGGGCAGCCTCTCGGCTTCCTCGGCCACCACCGACACGAACGGCGTAGCCACGGTAACCCTGACCTCCCCGTGCTCGCAGACGGACGTGGACGCCTTGATAAACGCGATATACCTGAACGCCGAGGACCCGCAGACCGTCTCGCCCGCCTTCTCGGGCATAACCGGGGGGAACCTCGTCTACGTTGGCGCGACGTTCGTGGACGCGTTAGGCGGAACGAGCCCTCCAGACGTGTCCAACGGGGATACGGTAACGCTGGAGCTCAACCTTATAAACTGTGGCGACACAGACCTCGACATAACCGACGCAACGCTTGAGTTCGGGAGCGACAGCTTCGGCTGGCCCGGGGGGACCGTTACCGTCCTCGCCGACGGCACCACCCAGGCGACGCTTACCTTCAACTCGGGCGCCATAGCATCCGCCGACATTCAGTGCTACCCGACCCTTACCCTGGACGCGGGGGTGGGGTACACGGGCACCTTCTCCTCCGGCGACCCGGTATACGACTACATAACCGTGGACAGCGGCGAGACCTGCCCCACCGCCGTGGACATCGACGTCATCGATTGGCACGAGACGTACTGACCCTCTTTTTTTCCATTTTTTTCCTTCCCCGGCCTTCATTCCCCTGCTGTTTTTTTCCCTTGACACGCCTCCCTGAATCGGCTATATTCGGGACATATGCGGTGTAGAAAAATATATTCATAACTATATCCATATTGCAATATATATATCAATCCATATGTATATTTATGCCGGATAGTCCGGCGTAAGCTTCGGGAGGGAGGTAAGAGTCAAGATGAAGACGTCGCAGATCCTGGATAAAGTAGGCATCCCCAGACACAAGCTCTACTACCTCGAGCAGAAGGGCTACATAAAGCCCAAGAGGATAGCGTCCGGGGATCTCGAGACAAGGGAGTACACCAAGAAGGACCTCCGGATGGTGGAACTCCTCTGGAAGTACCTGACGGCGGGTTTCAAGCACAAGACGGCCTACGAAAAGGCCAGGGAAGATATCAAGGCATCCACCAAACGGAACTCCGGCCGGAAAAAAACAGCGCGGGGGGGTGGTTGATATGTACGAAAAGTTCTTCTACCTGAAGGAAAGACCCTTCCACATAACACCGGACCCCGGCTTCCTCTACCTCAGCAAGAAACACCGCGAGGCCATGGACCTCCTTACCTTCGGGATAAACGACAAGAAGGGGTTCCTGCTCCTCACCGGCGAGGTGGGTACGGGCAAGACCACTCTCTGCCGTGCCATCCTCGACAGGCTGCCCGGGACGACCGAGAGCGCGCTGGTGCTGAACCCGCTCTTGTCCGCCCTGGGGCTCCTGGTGACCATAAACGGGGACTTCGGCCTTGATGTGGACAGGCACTCCGTAAAGCCGCACCTCGACCGCCTGAACGAGTTCCTCCTCGAGGTGACCGCAAAAGGGGGCAACGCCGTTATCATAGTGGACGAGGCGCAGAACCTGAACGCTAAAACGCTCGAGATGGTAAGGCTCCTCTCCAACCTCGAGACGCACACGGAAAAGCTCCTGCAGATAGTACTCGTCGGGCAGCCGGAGTTGAAGGAAAAGCTCAGGATGCCGGAGCTCCGCCAGTTGAACCAGAGGATAATCGTAAGGTACCACCTCGAACCCCTGGACATGGAGGAGACCGAGGGCTATATCCAGAACCGCATCTTCACGGCGGGGGGGAGGGGGACGGTAAAGTTTTCCCCTCAGGCCTTCCGGCTTATATTCGAAGGGAGCGGGGGAGTGCCGCGCCTCATAAACATAACCTGCGACAGGGCGCTTACCGCGGCCTTCGTCCAGAGCAAAAGGACCATCGACGAAAGGGTCGTGGCGAGCGCTATCGACGAGATGAGGACGGAGGGGCTGCTGTCCCCGGCCGAGCCGCAGTCGAGGTCGTCGTTCCTGGGGCGCCTTTTCTCGTCCGCGGACAGGTCTCAGCAAAAGCAGCGCGTGAGGCAATAGCATGAGCCTTATACACCAGGCACTTAAAAAACTGGAGGCCGCACCCCACGACGTCAGGCACAGGGAGAGCCTACCCGGGGCGGGGAAACCCTCTTCCAACCGGCGGGGTCTGCTGCTCGCCGCAGTGTTAATGGCCGTTCTTGTGCCCGTTGTCGCCCTTAAGTTAATGGGGAGCCTCGGCGGCGTTTCGGAAGTGGACGTGGAAAGACAGGGGACAGGGGGGCTGCCTGCCGCAGCCGTACCGGCACCAGCGGCCACGACCCCCGGCCCGGCCGGGAAAGACCATAACGCCGAAGGGGTGCACTTCTTCAAGCTCGGCAACTACAAGGAAGCCGCAGAAGAGTTCAAGGCCGGGATAAGCCTCCGGCCGGAAGACCCCACACTCCACAACAACCTCGCGCTCGCCTACCTGAAGCTCGGTGACGCCACAGGCGCCGAGGGGTCGCTCGGCAAGGCCATGGAGCTCAGGGCCGACTACCCCCAGGCGCTCAACAACTACGGCTCCGTCCTCGAAAGCCGGGGCAAGACCGCGAAGGCGCTAAAACTCTTCGCCGAGGCCGCGAGGCTGGACCCCTCCTACGCTGAACCGCACCTCAATACGGCCATAGCCCTTGAAAAACGCGGGAGGCTCTCGGAGGCGGTCTCGCACTACGAGAAGTACGTCGTCCTGGGCGGCCCGGACAAATTGCTTCTAAAAGAGGTCCGCACGAAAGTAAAACGCCTGAGGGCGCTGCTCATCTCCAGGGGAAGGCGAGGGTAATGTTCTCATCCCGGGATAACCTTGTCGGGGTGGACGTGGGCGCCCATTCGATAAAAATCGTGAGGCTCGGAGGCGGCAAGGGAAAGCGGAAAAAATACTCGCTCAAGAACGCTTCCTGCGTAAAGATACCGGAGGGCGTGACGGAGAGTTCAGGCATCATTGCCGATACCATTAAAGAACAGCGGCTGCGGGGATGCCGGGTGGCGACTTTCGTCGGAGGCTCCTCGGTCGTCTTCAGGCACCTCAACCTCCCTGAGATGCCGCCGAAAGACCTTAAAGAGGCCGTAAGGTGGGAGTTGCGCAAGGACGTCGACTTCGCGGCGAGCGAGCTTGTAGCCGACTACGTCAACACCGGGAAGACCGTGGACGGCAAGCTCTCGCTTATCGCCTTTGCCGTGGAAAAAAACGCCGTGGAACGCACGATGGCCACGTTCAAAAAGGCCTCCCTCGATGTAAGGGTGGTAGACGTGCTGCCCACCGCACTCCTTGCCTCCTTCGACATGAACAACGAGTGGGAGACCGGCGTCAACTACGCGATGCTCGACGTGGGCACGTTCCAGAGCACTCTGGTAGTCATGAAGGACGGCCACCTGCGCTTCGTAAGAGACCTCCCGTACGGGGGAGACGCCATGACACTCGCCGTTGCGAACGGCCTCGATGAAAGCGAACAGGAGGCGGAGGCCGACAAACGCGCCCAGGGGTTGGGAGAGGCGGAAGACGGAAAGGACGCCAGGGTGAAAAACATATTGACCGACTATATAGAGGGCCTCGGCTCGGAGATAACCAGGTCGTTCGATTACTACCACGCCCAGT
It encodes the following:
- a CDS encoding tetratricopeptide repeat protein; the protein is MSLIHQALKKLEAAPHDVRHRESLPGAGKPSSNRRGLLLAAVLMAVLVPVVALKLMGSLGGVSEVDVERQGTGGLPAAAVPAPAATTPGPAGKDHNAEGVHFFKLGNYKEAAEEFKAGISLRPEDPTLHNNLALAYLKLGDATGAEGSLGKAMELRADYPQALNNYGSVLESRGKTAKALKLFAEAARLDPSYAEPHLNTAIALEKRGRLSEAVSHYEKYVVLGGPDKLLLKEVRTKVKRLRALLISRGRRG
- a CDS encoding AAA family ATPase, translating into MYEKFFYLKERPFHITPDPGFLYLSKKHREAMDLLTFGINDKKGFLLLTGEVGTGKTTLCRAILDRLPGTTESALVLNPLLSALGLLVTINGDFGLDVDRHSVKPHLDRLNEFLLEVTAKGGNAVIIVDEAQNLNAKTLEMVRLLSNLETHTEKLLQIVLVGQPELKEKLRMPELRQLNQRIIVRYHLEPLDMEETEGYIQNRIFTAGGRGTVKFSPQAFRLIFEGSGGVPRLINITCDRALTAAFVQSKRTIDERVVASAIDEMRTEGLLSPAEPQSRSSFLGRLFSSADRSQQKQRVRQ
- the pilM gene encoding type IV pilus assembly protein PilM; amino-acid sequence: MFSSRDNLVGVDVGAHSIKIVRLGGGKGKRKKYSLKNASCVKIPEGVTESSGIIADTIKEQRLRGCRVATFVGGSSVVFRHLNLPEMPPKDLKEAVRWELRKDVDFAASELVADYVNTGKTVDGKLSLIAFAVEKNAVERTMATFKKASLDVRVVDVLPTALLASFDMNNEWETGVNYAMLDVGTFQSTLVVMKDGHLRFVRDLPYGGDAMTLAVANGLDESEQEAEADKRAQGLGEAEDGKDARVKNILTDYIEGLGSEITRSFDYYHAQFREGAVEKLFLSGGTAALKGLDHYLSELTGTPCYVDDPLRNVEIPSGFDLEGLGTIAPYLSVAAGLATRKDAL
- a CDS encoding MerR family transcriptional regulator, whose translation is MKTSQILDKVGIPRHKLYYLEQKGYIKPKRIASGDLETREYTKKDLRMVELLWKYLTAGFKHKTAYEKAREDIKASTKRNSGRKKTARGGG
- a CDS encoding Ig-like domain-containing protein, which gives rise to MSFKKFSCFLLLPACLLLLTVTRAPAAPPLAEFTLELPTGTEVTMGDTSADLPFLVTNSASSTKDIRSLRIVIDSSVYEIDQATNPISGWEVKSMSTDTICIARATGGIAPGDTDVFTLILTGPSGGIIGSDVQDMTDEILSVQAKDADTCGDEFTLTNSLPSWDRRSLAIDLFATPATVGIGDTITLTMQVSNRSIATQSLITAVTDPPVAYLYGLTSLAGLHLSGVGTFNVDSTASFPGSGTVRLDADEPDYTAIDAISFTLDPGTPTSSFHADGTTIYNRNSTAAVSNSTGPTYEISPFTLDPNTSAVITWTYTADSSATLYFSSAAEDSTGDATSKMGNSNPVIIGDFTAIVEVSPLAVVDGQTVTVTMTVANNGNSALGNIQPTLTTGGTATATLVSGPTPAKIFILTSGGSGTFTWTYTINGGAGDTYFFEGYAEAAAPVTTNTSTSEAGRITLYAVVVDPDVVATGTTNLQVEWTLHNRGGETVKEVYIPLPAGWTYSSSSSPGWNASYDGTNVTFTSPSGPDNIPVGGSRTFYITFSSIPPVVSDTPYTFPLVITDKKNNNASVDSTVVISSFVMVLTYSPAAPIDADAASQYTLTATLTRNGTPVTDVIITFTTTAGSLSASSATTDTNGVATVTLTSPCSQTDVDALINAIYLNAEDPQTVSPAFSGITGGNLVYVGATFVDALGGTSPPDVSNGDTVTLELNLINCGDTDLDITDATLEFGSDSFGWPGGTVTVLADGTTQATLTFNSGAIASADIQCYPTLTLDAGVGYTGTFSSGDPVYDYITVDSGETCPTAVDIDVIDWHETY